In Gemmatimonadota bacterium, the following are encoded in one genomic region:
- a CDS encoding pitrilysin family protein: MRRSGAGVRSAGEVVPHPVRGEFRETLLPGGIRILTEHIPGVRSVSAGVWIRHGSAHESDDLSGVSHLLEHLVFKGTESRSARDIALALERLGGSLDAFTSKEHTAFQAKVLPEHLPIAVDVLADLVLKPLLREEDLDLEREVVLEEISTVEDTPDDLVFELHGEALWGSHPYGRSILGTRETVGGMGVAALAGLHRERYLRGPLVVAAAGYLEHESFVEDVARSFGTRNDAELPGIPDVAQDFPGREVRIPREGAQTHLVFGARTPPRADPVRYPLILLSAAFGGGMGSRLFQKVREELALGYTVYSFQSFHSRAGIAGVYVGTRPEWADKAAAAVTEEYRKLAVEGLGELEFREVKDQVKGQVMLSLESTGSRLFRLAGFALYDQPTLTLDELLATIEGVTREEVAEVAARFFSPDRQTVVRLGPGVA, encoded by the coding sequence ATGCGCCGTTCCGGGGCCGGGGTGCGGAGCGCGGGTGAGGTGGTTCCGCATCCGGTCCGGGGCGAATTCCGGGAAACGCTCCTCCCCGGCGGGATCCGGATCCTCACCGAGCACATTCCGGGCGTGCGGTCGGTCAGCGCCGGCGTCTGGATCCGGCACGGGTCGGCACACGAAAGCGATGACCTCTCGGGGGTCAGTCACCTGCTCGAGCACCTCGTCTTCAAGGGGACGGAGTCCAGGAGCGCGCGTGACATCGCGCTCGCCCTGGAGCGGCTCGGGGGCTCCCTCGACGCCTTTACCTCGAAGGAGCACACTGCCTTCCAGGCGAAGGTGCTTCCCGAGCACCTTCCCATCGCGGTGGACGTCCTCGCGGACCTCGTCCTGAAGCCTCTTCTCCGCGAGGAGGATCTGGACCTCGAGCGCGAGGTCGTGCTGGAGGAGATCTCTACCGTTGAAGACACGCCCGACGACCTCGTCTTCGAGCTTCACGGAGAGGCGCTTTGGGGGAGCCATCCCTACGGCCGCTCCATTCTCGGGACGAGGGAGACGGTGGGAGGGATGGGCGTCGCGGCCCTCGCGGGGCTCCACCGTGAGAGGTACCTCCGGGGTCCCCTGGTCGTGGCAGCCGCGGGCTACCTCGAACACGAAAGCTTCGTGGAAGACGTGGCGAGGAGCTTCGGCACGAGGAACGATGCGGAGCTCCCTGGCATTCCCGACGTCGCACAGGACTTCCCGGGACGCGAGGTCCGGATTCCGCGCGAGGGCGCGCAGACACACCTCGTTTTCGGGGCGCGGACGCCGCCGCGCGCCGACCCCGTGCGTTACCCGCTGATCCTTCTCTCCGCCGCCTTCGGGGGTGGGATGGGGTCGCGCCTCTTCCAGAAGGTCAGGGAGGAGCTCGCGCTCGGGTACACGGTGTACTCCTTCCAGTCCTTCCACTCCCGTGCGGGGATCGCCGGTGTCTACGTCGGCACCCGTCCCGAGTGGGCGGACAAGGCCGCGGCCGCGGTGACCGAGGAGTACCGAAAGCTTGCCGTCGAAGGGCTCGGGGAATTGGAGTTTCGCGAGGTCAAGGATCAGGTGAAGGGACAGGTCATGCTCTCTCTCGAGTCCACGGGGTCCCGCCTCTTCCGGCTGGCGGGCTTTGCTCTCTACGACCAGCCGACGCTGACACTCGACGAGCTCCTGGCGACGATCGAGGGGGTGACGCGCGAGGAGGTCGCCGAGGTCGCGGCCCGCTTCTTCAGCCCGGATCGCCAGACGGTGGTTCGGCTCGGCCCGGGGGTCGCATGA